Proteins encoded in a region of the Pseudomonas shahriarae genome:
- a CDS encoding methyl-accepting chemotaxis protein: MRNNQPVTQRERTFPAQQRLISTTDAKGVITYCNDAFVEISGFSRDELMRAPHNLVRHPDVPAAVFAHMWTTLKQGLPWMGIVKNRCKTGDHYWVNAYVTPVFDGEQVIGYESVRVKPTAEQIRRAEALYQRINQGKSAIPRSDKWLPVLQDWLPFILVSQLSFLIGVWFDSHWGFALAAALSVPLGLLGLSWQQRGLKRLLRLAEQTTSDPLIAQMYTDSRGAQARLEMSILSQEARLKTCLTRLQDTAEHLNDQARQSNTLAHNSSTGLERQRVETEQVATAVNQMAATTQEVASHVQRTADATQEANRLTSRGRDIAGETREAIQRLSVVVGETGTTVTQLAKDSDEIGGVVDVIKGIADQTNLLALNAAIEAARAGEMGRGFAVVADEVRQLAQRTSESTGQIHALIAKLQQTASTAVQTMDAGHRQAEEGVARVMEADAALVGISEAVAHITDMTTQIAAATEEQSSVAEEISRNISTIALLADQTSEQALNSAQLSEELTHTANTQYSLVERFNR, encoded by the coding sequence ATGCGTAACAACCAGCCCGTTACCCAGCGCGAACGTACCTTCCCCGCTCAACAACGGTTGATCTCCACGACCGATGCCAAAGGCGTGATCACTTACTGCAACGATGCGTTTGTCGAGATCAGTGGGTTTTCCCGGGATGAACTGATGCGCGCCCCGCACAACCTGGTTCGCCACCCGGATGTGCCGGCGGCCGTGTTCGCGCATATGTGGACGACGCTCAAACAAGGCTTGCCATGGATGGGCATCGTTAAGAACCGCTGCAAGACCGGCGATCACTACTGGGTCAACGCCTACGTGACCCCGGTGTTCGACGGCGAACAGGTGATCGGCTACGAATCGGTGCGGGTCAAGCCGACCGCCGAGCAGATCCGCCGTGCCGAAGCGCTGTACCAACGAATCAACCAGGGCAAGTCGGCCATCCCGCGCAGCGATAAATGGTTGCCGGTACTGCAGGACTGGCTGCCGTTTATCCTGGTCAGCCAATTGAGCTTCCTGATCGGCGTCTGGTTCGACTCCCACTGGGGGTTTGCCCTGGCCGCCGCCTTGTCGGTGCCCCTGGGTCTGCTCGGCCTGAGCTGGCAGCAGCGCGGCCTCAAGCGCCTGCTGCGCCTGGCCGAACAGACCACCTCCGACCCGCTGATTGCGCAGATGTACACCGACAGCCGTGGCGCGCAGGCGCGACTGGAGATGTCGATCCTCAGCCAGGAAGCCCGCCTGAAGACCTGCCTGACCCGTTTGCAGGACACCGCCGAGCACCTCAACGACCAGGCGCGCCAGTCCAACACCCTGGCCCACAACAGCTCAACCGGCCTGGAACGCCAGCGCGTCGAGACCGAGCAGGTGGCCACCGCCGTCAATCAGATGGCTGCTACTACCCAGGAAGTCGCCAGCCATGTACAGCGCACGGCCGATGCGACCCAGGAAGCCAATCGCCTGACCAGCCGCGGCCGGGACATTGCCGGGGAAACCCGCGAGGCCATCCAGCGCCTGTCGGTGGTGGTTGGAGAGACCGGGACAACCGTGACCCAACTGGCCAAGGACAGCGATGAGATTGGCGGTGTTGTAGATGTGATCAAAGGCATTGCCGACCAGACCAACCTGCTTGCCCTCAACGCCGCCATCGAAGCGGCGCGTGCCGGTGAGATGGGCCGTGGGTTTGCGGTGGTGGCCGATGAAGTGCGGCAGCTGGCGCAACGCACCAGCGAATCCACCGGGCAGATCCATGCCCTGATCGCCAAGCTGCAACAGACCGCCAGCACCGCCGTGCAGACCATGGATGCCGGGCATCGCCAGGCTGAAGAAGGCGTGGCACGGGTGATGGAAGCTGACGCGGCGCTGGTGGGGATCAGTGAGGCGGTGGCCCATATTACCGACATGACCACCCAGATCGCCGCCGCGACCGAGGAGCAAAGCTCGGTGGCCGAAGAGATCAGCCGCAATATCAGCACCATTGCGCTGTTGGCGGACCAGACTTCGGAGCAGGCGTTGAACTCGGCGCAGTTGAGTGAAGAGCTGACGCATACGGCGAATACGCAGTATTCGTTGGTGGAGCGGTTTAACCGTTAA